GGGCTACCAGGGGTACCCCAAGACCATCCTGACCTCCGTCAACCAGGTGGTTTGCCATGGCATTCCCTCGGCGGACAAGATCCTGAAGCGGGGCGACATCATTAACATCGATGTCGCCGTCATCAAGGATGGCTGGTTCGGCGACACCAGCCGCATGTATTTCGTCGGTGCCCCCAGCACCTTGGCGCGGCGCCTGGTGGACACGACCTACGAAGCCCTGCGGGCAGGCATCCAGCAAGTCCGGCCCGGAGCGACGCTGGGCGATATCGGCCATTCCATCCAGTCGGTCGCCCACCGCGAGCATTTCAGCGTGGTGCGCGAATACTGCGGACACGGCATCGGTCAGGTCTATCACGAAGACCTGCAAGTGCTGCACTACGGCCGGTGCGGAGAGGGGCTGCGGCTGGAGCCTGGCATGGTGTTCACCATCGAGCCGATGCTCAACGCCGGCCAGAGGGAGACCCGGCAACTGTCCGACGGGTGGACCGTGGTGACGAAGGACCGATCCCTGTCCGCCCAGTGGGAGCACATGGTGGCGGTCACGCCCGAGGGGTACGAGGTGCTCACCGCCTGGCCCGACGGGACGGGCACCTACCCGCCGCTGGTGGCCGGCGAACGAGCCCCTTGATCCCAGGCCTGCAGCGGCTTACCTCAGGATGGGCGTGACGCCGGGCAACTCGCACGCGTAGATCGCATTGCGCAGGGCGGCGATGACCTCGTAGCGTGGAAAGCTCCTGCGCCAGGCCAGCACGATCCGGCGCACGGGTGGCGGCTGACCGGTCTCCTGCTGGATGGGCAGGTAGCGGATCTGGCTGTCGTCGTTGCGGCGGCGTTTTTCGGCGGGATGCTCGTCGTCCTTGCGCCGTTTGTAGCCCGAATGCATCTGGTCCTGCGGCACCGACAGCCGCGGCACGAGGGTGATGCCCATGCCCCGCGAGACCATGTGCTTGATGGTTTCCAGCGAGTAGCCTTCGAAGGTGTGG
This region of Acidovorax sp. GBBC 1281 genomic DNA includes:
- the map gene encoding type I methionyl aminopeptidase yields the protein MASDIRIKSAEQIAMARQAGQLAAEVLSMVAPHVVPGVSTEALDRICHDHIVNVQGAIPANVGYQGYPKTILTSVNQVVCHGIPSADKILKRGDIINIDVAVIKDGWFGDTSRMYFVGAPSTLARRLVDTTYEALRAGIQQVRPGATLGDIGHSIQSVAHREHFSVVREYCGHGIGQVYHEDLQVLHYGRCGEGLRLEPGMVFTIEPMLNAGQRETRQLSDGWTVVTKDRSLSAQWEHMVAVTPEGYEVLTAWPDGTGTYPPLVAGERAP